In Bradyrhizobium symbiodeficiens, the genomic stretch GCCCTTCAGGTGCACCTTGATGACCTTGTCCCAGTCGGCCTCGGAGGCCTTGTGAAAGGTCTGGTCACGGAGGATGCCGGCATTGTTGACGAGGATGTCGGCACGGCCGAAATGCTTGATGGCGTCGTCGAACACCGACTGGCCGCCTTCCATGGTGGAGATATCGGCACCGTTGGCGACCGCCTTGCCGCCTTCGGCCGTGATCGCGTCCACCACGAGCTGCGCCATCGATTTGTCGGCGCCGGAGCCGTCACGGGGCCCGCCGAGATCGTTGACGACGACCGAGGCCCCTTCCCGCGCGAACAGCTTCGCGTAGGCCTCACCGAGCCCGCCGCCCGCGCCGGTGATCAGCGCAACCTTGCCATCGAGTAATCCCATGGTGGCCTCTCCCTGTTGCTTTTGGCTCCGTCATGGCCGGGCTAGTCCCGGCCATCCACGAACTTGGTCGCCAACCGCGCGAAGAACGTGGATGCCCGGGACAAGCCCGGGCATGACGAGATAACTCAGAGCGCGTCGAGCGGCATCATCACCCAAGCACCGTCTTGCCGTTCTTGATCACCGTCACCCCGCGCGACTTCACCTTGGCTTCGAACGAGATGACGTTGCCGTCCTTCCAGAGGTCCATGGTCACGGTCTCGCCGGGATAGACCGGCGAGGAGAACCGCGCGACGTGCTGGCGGAACGCGGAAGCGTCGTAGTCGGCATAGGTCTGCAGCACGCCGCGGCAGGTGATGCCGTAGGTGCACATGCCGTGAAGGATCGGGCGCGGGAAGCCAGCCTTCTTCGCAAACTCCGGATCGCTGTGCAGCGGGTTGCGATCGCCGCAGAGGCGATAGACCAGCGCCTGGTCGGGACGCGTGGTGATGTCGATGGTCTTGTCGGGTGCGCGCGACGGGATCTTGTGCGGATCGGGCTGGGTCAGGCTCGGCCCGCCGAAGCCGCCGTCGCCGCGGGCAAAGCGCGAGGCGACCAGCGTTGCCAGCTTCTCGCCCTTCTCGTTCTTCAGCACGGTCTGGTGCACGATGACGACGCCCTTGTCCTTGCCTTTGTCGTAGACCTCGACCACGGAGGAGTCGGCGGTGATGTGTGCAGCGACCGGCAGCGGCTGGTGGAAGGTGATGTCGCGCTCGCCGTCGACCACCATCACGCGGTTGAGGTTCATCTCGCCGGGACCCGAGCCCCAGGCCGCGACGGATGCGAAGGTCGGCACCACCTTGAGCGGCCGCGGCGTCAGCGTGCCCTCGTTGACGAAGGCGAGTTCTTTTTCATCCATCGGATCGGCGCCGAGGCCGATGCCGTAGGCATAGAGCATCACTTCGCGATCGGCGTAGGCGTATTTCTGGCCTAGGTTGTTCAGGCCTTTGAGCTCTTCGTATCTGGCGGACATCTTGGTTTTGTTTCCTCCCGGTGGTTCTCATCCTCATGGTGAGGAGGCGCTCTTGCGCCGTCTCGAACCATGAGGATGCCCGAAACGCTTCTTTGTTGTGGCCATCCTTCGAGACGCTTGCTTCGCAAGCTCCTCAGGATGAGGACCGTCCTACGCCACCGTGAAGAACGGCAGTGGCGCGCCGTCGGTCGGCTTGAACACTACCTTCACCTTCTGGCCGATCTTCAGCTTCTCCAGATCGCAGTCGACGAAATTGGTCTGCACCGACGGGCCCTCCTTCAGCGTGACGTAGCCGATGGCGTAGGGACCGGTCGGCGACTTCCGCATGAGGCTCCAGGTGTAGATGGTGCCCTCGCCCGAGGCTTCCTCCCACACCGTCTTGTCGGAGTAGCAGAACGGGCAGATCGAGCGCGGGAAGTAATGGGCTTCGCCGCACGCGGTGCAGCGCTTGATCATGAACTTGCCCTCTTTCGCCGCATCCCAGAACGCTGCGGTCTCGGGGTTCGTCACCGGGGCCGGATATTTCTTTGCATCTACCATCACACGCGCTCCAGAATGGCCGTCGAAGCGGCGTGGCGAACACCCAGAAGGCCGCCGGTGCCGTGGGCGATGGCCAGATCGCAATTCTTGACCTGCACCTTCGGATGCGCCTCGCCGCGCAGCTGCCGCACGGCCTCAATGATCTTGGTCATGCCGCCGCGGTTGACGGGATGGTTGCTGCAGAGGCCACCGCCGTCGGTGTTGAACGGCAGCTTGCCGACGCCCGAGATCAGATTGCCGTCGGCGACGAACTTGCCGCCCTCGCCCTTCTTGCAGAAACCGAGGTCTTCCAGCTGCATCAGCACCGTGATGGTGAAGCTGTCATAGATCGAGGCGTACTTGATGTCCTGCGGCGTGATGCCGGCTTCCTCGAACGCACGCGGGCCGGACCAGATGCCGGCAGAGTAAGTAAGATCGAGATCCTTGCCGCCACGCGGGCCCTTCATGGCTTCGCCGTGGCCGATCAGCTTGACCAGCGGCTTCTTCAGGCTCTTCGCAATCTCGGGCGTCGTCACGATCAGCGCGCCGCCGCCGTCGGAGACGACGCAGCAATCCATGCGATGCAAGGGATCGGAGATCATCGGCGAGTTCAGGACGTCCTCGACGGTGACGACGTCCTTGAGCATCGCATGCGGATTGTACTGCGCATGGTGCGAGGCTGCGACCTTGATCCAGGCGAGCTGTTCGCTCGTGGTGCCGTAGTCGTGCATATGGCGCATGGCACACATGCCATAGGCATTGTGCGTGGTCGCGCCGTAAGCCAACTCGAAATCGGCCTCGGCGCCGGATGCGCGTGGCGGCATCGCGCCGGTGCGCGGCTTGCCGGCCAATGTGATCAGCGCGATCGAGCACTTGCCGGCCGCGATGGCTTCAGCGGCATGGCCGAGATGGATGATGTAGGAACAGCCGCCGGTCTCGGTGGAATCGACGTGGCGGAGCTTCTTGGTGTTGAGACCGAGATAATCGACCATCGGCCAGGCGCCGCCGGGCGCATCGCCGGCGCAGAAATAGCCGTCGACATCATCCTTGCTGATCCCGGCATCCTCGATCGCCCCCTTGGCGACCTCGGCGTGGAGCTGCGCGGTGGATTTGTCCGGCGCATGCCGGGTCGGGTGTTCGTAAATCCCGGCAATGTAGGCCTTGCCCTTGATGGTCAAAACAGAGGTCTCCGCTGGCGTTTCTTATTGCTCCGTTTTTCTGAACCGCGGTGGGCGGATTGGCAAGCGCGTAAATATTCCGCCCTGCGAGAGGGCAGCGGGTTGGCGCAAGTGGGTGATCATGATCGAGCTCACAGCGCCCGCGGAGGTACCCATTTTTTGAAAAACAACCCCATGCACAGTAGAGCGGTGGTTGATTTCACTTGAGAATTTCCACGACCGACAAAGCGACTTTGCTGGCTCGTAGGGCGGATTATCCGAAGGCGTAATCCGCCACTTTGATCTCGACCCGGAATGGCGGATTACGCTTCGCTAATCCGTCCTACGGGACTGCCTATTCCGCCGCGATCTGCCTCGGTGCGGGCGGCGGGCTCGCGAGGTCGGCGGCGAGCTGGGCATAACGCGCTTTCGCATCTGCCACCGCCTTCTCCTTCACCGGGCCGTAGCCGCGGATGCGGTCGGGCAGCGAGAGCAATTCCACCGCGGTGTCGATGGTGACCGGCGACAACAGGCCGAGCACGGTTGCGACGTCCTTCTCGTAGCCGGCGATCAGATCGCGCTCGAGCTTGCGGTCGGGGCTGCGGCCGAAGATGTCGAGCGGCGTGCCGCGCAGGAATTTGAGCTTCGCCAGCACGCCGAAGACGTTGAGCATCCACGGGCCGAAGGCGCGCTTCTTCGGACGGCCGAGCGGGTCGAGGCCACCACCGAGGATCGGCGGGGCGAGGTTGAAGTTGAACGTGAAGTCGCCTTCGAATTGATCGCGGAGCTGCTTGGCGAAGGCGCCATCGGTGTAAAGGCGCGCGACCTCATATTCGTCCTTGTAGGCCAGCAGCTTGGCGTAGTTCACCGCGACCGCGCGCGGCAGCGCCTCGTCGTAGCCACCCTTGACCGCGGCATCCCGCACCTGATCGACCAGCTTGCGATAGCGCCGGGCGAGACCGTTGTTCTGGTAAGCGGTCAGATGCCTGGTGCGATGCTCGATGACCTCGTCGAGCGTCATGGCGTCCAGCGTCTTCGGAGCAACGACCTCGTCCGTTCCCTTCAGCATGCCGGAGAGGCGCGCGGGATCAGCGACCGCGAGGCGGCCGAGCCGGAAGGCTTCCTTGTTCATCTTGATCGAGACG encodes the following:
- a CDS encoding Zn-ribbon domain-containing OB-fold protein → MVDAKKYPAPVTNPETAAFWDAAKEGKFMIKRCTACGEAHYFPRSICPFCYSDKTVWEEASGEGTIYTWSLMRKSPTGPYAIGYVTLKEGPSVQTNFVDCDLEKLKIGQKVKVVFKPTDGAPLPFFTVA
- a CDS encoding MaoC family dehydratase, encoding MSARYEELKGLNNLGQKYAYADREVMLYAYGIGLGADPMDEKELAFVNEGTLTPRPLKVVPTFASVAAWGSGPGEMNLNRVMVVDGERDITFHQPLPVAAHITADSSVVEVYDKGKDKGVVIVHQTVLKNEKGEKLATLVASRFARGDGGFGGPSLTQPDPHKIPSRAPDKTIDITTRPDQALVYRLCGDRNPLHSDPEFAKKAGFPRPILHGMCTYGITCRGVLQTYADYDASAFRQHVARFSSPVYPGETVTMDLWKDGNVISFEAKVKSRGVTVIKNGKTVLG
- a CDS encoding thiolase domain-containing protein — translated: MTIKGKAYIAGIYEHPTRHAPDKSTAQLHAEVAKGAIEDAGISKDDVDGYFCAGDAPGGAWPMVDYLGLNTKKLRHVDSTETGGCSYIIHLGHAAEAIAAGKCSIALITLAGKPRTGAMPPRASGAEADFELAYGATTHNAYGMCAMRHMHDYGTTSEQLAWIKVAASHHAQYNPHAMLKDVVTVEDVLNSPMISDPLHRMDCCVVSDGGGALIVTTPEIAKSLKKPLVKLIGHGEAMKGPRGGKDLDLTYSAGIWSGPRAFEEAGITPQDIKYASIYDSFTITVLMQLEDLGFCKKGEGGKFVADGNLISGVGKLPFNTDGGGLCSNHPVNRGGMTKIIEAVRQLRGEAHPKVQVKNCDLAIAHGTGGLLGVRHAASTAILERV